In one Silene latifolia isolate original U9 population chromosome 10, ASM4854445v1, whole genome shotgun sequence genomic region, the following are encoded:
- the LOC141607098 gene encoding F-box protein CPR1-like, whose protein sequence is MCYCLDDEFNADFKVVRFINYEDSRINMLRKVDVYSLKTNLWRTITCETTTGHLMNSPVLVQNHLLVMIIYDSYCRLTGIGCFDIKAEQWSNDVLLPDTILGEINSNSSRYDHYLGMLDGKLRFSWYDDNKATYTTWVMKDYGVKASWVKLMSHPVEQGRPRWVYHPIAYRKGSSHELLCISTYAGKYFWYNLKDKQFTETEFDSLGLDTNDLSYACICKGSLLNFPGCQPIYSASNE, encoded by the coding sequence ATGTGTTATTGTTTAGACGATGAATTTAACGCCGATTTCAAAGTTGTCAGGTTTATCAACTATGAAGATTCACGTATTAATATGCTAAGAAAAGTCGACGTTTATAGTTTGAAAACTAATTTGTGGAGAACTATCACGTGTGAAACCACCACGGGTCATTTGATGAATAGTCCCGTCCTTGTACAAAATCATTTACTTGTTATGATTATCTATGATAGTTATTGTCGCTTGACGGGAATTGGTTGTTTTGATATCAAGGCTGAACAATGGTCTAACGATGTACTCTTGCCTGATACTATTTTGGGTGAAATCAACTCCAACTCATCTCGATATGATCATTACCTAGGTATGCTTGATGGGAAATTACGTTTTTCATGGTACGATGACAACAAGGCGACTTATACTACATGGGTTATGAAGGATTATGGTGTTAAAGCATCTTGGGTTAAATTGATGAGTCATCCTGTTGAGCAAGGGCGGCCCAGATGGGTTTACCATCCTATTGCTTACCGCAAAGGATCATCACATGAACTACTGTGCATATCAACTTATGCTGGCAAATATTTTTGGTACAACCTTAAAGATAAACAGTTCACGGAAACTGAATTCGATAGTCTTGGCCTTGATACTAATGATTTAAGTTATGCTTGTATATGTAAGGGAAGCCTCTTAAACTTTCCCGGTTGTCAACCGATTTATTCAGCATCCAACGAATAA
- the LOC141605102 gene encoding uncharacterized protein LOC141605102 yields the protein MRDEEPSNKGPSWFHRSNHRSRRNGQGHQNKGRRGFGFCEDIDDDETIFRSVFGDRFFVWSSVDEDYPNWKRSSRRSKSHKSSWRWGNQNEDQYHYTPEEDTRKSKLASERTALGLSASGPLKLEDVKTAYRASALKWHPDRHQGSSKAKAEEKFKHCTSAYQTLCDSLAVN from the exons ATGCGTGATGAGGAGCCTTCAAATAAAGGCCCTTCATGGTTTCATAGATCTAATCATAGATCTAGAAGAAATGGTCAGGGACACCAGAATAAAGGAAGAC GAGGATTCGGTTTTTGTGAAGATATTGACGATGATGAGACCATCTTTCGATCAGTATTTGGAGATCGTTTTTTCGTCTGGTCCTCTGTTGATGAAGATTATCCTAATTGGAAGCGTTCATCACGTCGTTCTAAGAGCCACAAATCCTCTTGGAGATGGGGAAATCAGAATGAAGATCAATATCACTACACTCCAGAAGAAGACACTCGAAAATCAAAATTGGCTTCCGAACGGACTGCTCTTGGTTTAAGTGCTTCTGGTCCACTTAAACTTGAAGATGTGAAAACTGC GTATCGAGCTAGTGCTTTAAAATGGCACCCTGACCGTCACCAGGGTTCTTCAAAG GCAAAAGCAGAGGAGAAATTCAAGCATTGCACATCTGCATATCAAACTTTATGTGATAGTTTGGCTGTCAACTAA